The nucleotide window aaaTATTCCATAAATTAAACTTGATATATCAAACTGCACACCCCATAAATAAAATACGGGAAATTCTCTATAGGCTTTAAAGAAATAACAAGTCTAATGCCTGCAATTTGGGGTTATAAAGATTGGTATAAATACTAATCCCTCCTTCTGTAATTTTGActgcaactgcaaaaaaaaaaaaaaaaaaaaaaaacacttcagggGTGGAAATAGGAATACAGAACGATATTGAACAGAAAGGATGACAGACTGCTTCGTTAAATATTGTGACGAGTTTTACACAAGCAATGAACGGCTCATAACATCGCACATACATAGGCTAGTATCATCTTCCAAATTAATTcttaattaacatttacagtttaatCGGTATTAGATCTTATATGTAGGAAACTACTTTATTGAGGTAGCCTATGTTATATATACAGCAGTACTGTCTGACCAGTGGGAGCTGAAATGACAAGGAAAAAGTAATGTGTTTCTACTTACGGAAAAAAGGTAATCACTTTTAGCTTTTAAGTAAATGTGTACATATCCTAACATGTATTTCTGtggtatattttattttattctataaGATTTGGGCCTAATACTGCCTCTACAGTTCACTTAAATATTATTGATGGAAGTTAGACTACAGGCTAGCCTACCTACGGTTGCAGCCGATGGTTTAAACTGGTTTATATAGCAAAATAATTAAGATTCTCTTAAATGAGTGAAAAACGAAAGCACGATCTCTGCAATATCCTGCCAAACATTTAATGAAGACAGTGTACTGTCATCCAATCTTGAAAAGTTCTAATGGTTTACACATAAACTGCTACAGTCACTTAAACATTTAAAGCCAAATAAACATactcacaaaaagaaaactgaggCACTAGTCAACGACGGTGAGAAAAGGATAAAACAGAGCACTTTCAAAGACGAGCAGAACGTTTCAAACTTACCGAATAGTTCGGGGCTGTAAATATTCAACTACACACTCTGGACACCATGAGTACAAACGTACTTGAAGAGCTGCAAAACATACATTAGGAGTAATTCTGAAACGCAATTGCGTCGACTATACTATACTTATACCAATAAGAAACATGTGAACGAATTTTAGGAAATATTTAAAGGgtgaaaaaaagcttttttaaaaaaaaaaaaaaaaaaggcaatgaacTGAGAATTTAGAGGACATGTGTGGAGGTCATttttagctaaaaaaaaaaaaaaaaatgcggaAGGCGGATGATATTCTCCGACAGTGTCAAGCCAGGCCAAACGTATGCTTACGTATGCAACGATGTGTTCGTACTTAAACTGTGTAACTAGCGTTCACGGCCGGTCTGGCAATTAATTCTCGGTTTCGTTTGTAAACAGCAACAAACGTTCCATCAAGCAAAATTGGAAACGTACAgattgtataaaataaaaatgtaaaataaacacagatttaGGTGGAGTTACATGAAGGCTGAACCCAGACAATGTcgattttccttttatttgtctAAGGGCGTTGTTATGGTAAATGTGTATTGTTTCTAAGCTAATGAGACTGTTCAGAGCGATTAGTGATTGTTTAGAACATAAAGTAGCCTAATCATCTAATTTTCGGCAAATATTTTCAGAAGCAATTGTTATAAACCCCTTGTTAGTTGGACCAACTTTGCGCATCATACCGCCATGGATTATTAcatgtattaattttattgactttttccatttttgctgGGATTTCCCtaattttcaacaaaaatgcaatgacTGCAATGATTTTTGCCAGTATTTTCAGCGACCAACACTCAGTATCCATTATATCATGCCTTAAAGAGCTCTAACCGTCCGAAAAAATTGGTCCACGGGCCTAATTTTATGTCGCAGGAAATTCATTACTGTGAGCTACAAGGATGGAATAGGTCTATAGATCCTCACTGACTGCATAGCAGCTTTTCTGAGTGCATAGCAGCCTATTCTCACTGTGCTTGCTGGCAAGTAAACTTGTCACTTTACCAGCTATCATTTCCTTACAGAGAAAAGGCAAACTACTTACTCAGAGATACATTATGGTAGTTATTTACACGTTAAACCACGATTTTGTTCATGACAACTGTTTAGCTCCAGTTATTGTGATTGACATTGATTTCTAACACTCACTGAAACCAAACATATGTCATGAAATACTCACTCTGGGgtatgaaaaatgcagaaaaaaagaaattaatgaaaaaatcatATATCAATAAATATGTACTTGTGAGTCACTGTGCATTGCACTcccagaaaaaaggaaaaacagtcaGTCATTTGTCTTGAAGAATTCTCTGTTATTACACCTTTAAATCACTCTGTCATTTCACCTCTAAATTTCAGTTTATCCTGTATTTATCAcgcatttaatatttattttccataaattaCTAGgaatttattatgaatttaacATTACCTGCATACATACAAAGCTTACAGTAAATCTAAATCCGTAGTTTTCTTACAGTAAGACCAAGGAGCACTGTGATGTTGTGTCACTGGTGGTAGCCAATGCGTCTGTGTGTAAGCAGGTGAGTCTTCTTTTACCAGGCACTCACAGAGTGACCTGAAATGGCatgagtaaaaaaagaaacacttcagAAGTCACCTCTGACACGGTGTCCTGAGCAGCTGCTGGCATGATGGGTCAGTCCtgctgtgacctgtgacctgtgagtgtgtgcttccCAGTCCTAAGGGTTGGGTTACTCTctactctcactcacactcagagtATTCACACCTTTTCAGCATGACAGAacctctgaaaaacagcatatCCCAGATTTAATTCATTTCCCGGAGTAGAGAGATGTGTATTCCAGTAACAACACACATTCCAGTGTGTGGTGCAACATTGACACAGTTGATGCATGGACTGGGAAATCTCTGTAAAagcaaacataataaaaaatgaggGACAAACATATGAAATTCAGTACACCCCAAATGAGCTTGTAATCAAACAGGATAACAGTAATACACAACACAACCATCATAACAGTAATACTGTTCTCAGTAACTGTATTAACTTATACACAATATAGCCAGTACAATAGAATAGTAGGCCTGCAGTCTTCagtctccctcctccagtcttCTGGTCTGTAGCCTAGGAAAGATTAACTGGTAAAGTCTCTGCCCGCATAAGGACATGGTTCCTGGTAAAAGATCAGGTATACACCCCTCCTGTCCTGCTGGGCCCCTTGAAAACCCCATCCACTCAAACTGGGCCAGTCACCACTAGCGAGAGGGAATGATATAGGAGTCTACAAAGTTAAATTACATCTAAATCTAAGATCACAAGTATGGCAGCATTTCTCCTATTATGATGCCATcaagcatcttgaagtaaataaaaacataataaatttaAACCTAAATGAAAGAGAAGTTAGAATATGCATTTCTTAAGAAGTGTAGTTCTACAAACACATCACTGATCTGATTGCACTTCAGAATGAGAGTATTGCTTTTCTTCAGAGTTGCCTTTACCGGAAAAGTAAAGGCTAAAAAGTATTAAAGGGATTTTGTTTCATATACAAATTCATAGTGTGCTGCTGAAAGCCTACAGTGCTCCCGTGCTTCCAAAGGTTTTGGGGGTGCCATACAAACAGCAGCCCAGCAGCGGAGCCCTTTCTGAAACTCTGAGATGCCTCACATGGACAGGGTCAGTCATCCTGAATTAGGTTCCCCTCCCTGCAGTGACAAACATGCAGAAGGGCTTTACTCCTGTCAAAGACAAAATGCCAAGTATGCTGATGAGAAGTGAACAGATGCCTGGATCTGCAGTGTGGACTGACAGCACAATATGCCAGCCTGTCATGCCTTCTGTGGAAGGAAATATATCCTCACCTTCTTAAGCATTGCACACACTCTATAAAATTTTACTGCTAGTTATGTGAGGGCAAATACACATTGCATTAGAGTCCTGCAGAATTATGATTATGTCATTATTCTGGTCAGATTAATTCCTTAGAGAGGAAAGCGCCCACTATCATTTCATTTATAGTCCTGTACtgtgttatattatattacaatattaagATACGTCTTCCATAGATAATTTAAAATACGTTATTTTCAAAGACACATTGTTAAGCAAATTAAGCATTCATACTCTTACTGTCCATACTGTGAATACGTGGTAATGTCAGTTGCTTGattgatataaaatattttataagcTGAGATACCGAGTCACTGATCATTTCAGTTGTAAACATCCAGATGGCAGGCAGTTACAACAGTATAATGATGAGCAGGAAAACAGCTCTTCAGTTAATACTTAGACACAAGTGGATAATGAAGATGAGTATCCTGCACCATTAGAATGCTGTGATGCCTATTAAATCATCCTCATGGATGATTAGTCATAAAAGTTAATGGTGCATTTACAGTAACGATcttaaaactattaaaaaccAATTTTAAAGCCCAAATCTTTTACCAGCTGTTGAGTCATACAATTTCCACTTGGGCATGTgccaaaatgtgtaaaattgtaaccagCTGAAAGAGGATACACAGTAACACCTCCAGCGTATGAAAACCTTGCTTGAAGAATATTTCCTCCAAATTTATGATCTGGAATAATTATTATGAATTTCTCTTTGGAGTCTAGTATATATAGTAAAATTACAATAATCTAATTACACCTAATAAAACACATCTGTTCTCCTCCATTGTCTGTAGTGGAACAATAAGGGCACAAAGTGTTTGGTTGATTAAAAACTGAAGACAGATTTATGGCTGtgccaaataaaatgaaaatattgtttcagcTCTGACAGTTCCTATGTGGTTTTATTAATCAGTGTTGTCATCTGATTGTAAGTGGGAAATAAGATTTCAGTTCCTGATATACAATGAAATTATCTCCATTCACATTTTCTTGGTTCCCCTTTCAGTTAAACCAAGGCGAGTTAAATGCAAAATTAGGATATTAGATACCATTAAGATATAtaaaatttgaatgtttttacaaCTGGGaaataaaattcaacaaaagtaaaaataaaaaaacacaaacctacatacatatacattctACATACCCATATACAGAAATATCCAAACAAGAGACAAACTTTGGACAAATCTGTGGCTGAGGCAGAGCTGTCCAAATTTAGCTTGTGCTTATCTGGCAGATGGAGACCAATATAAGGAGGTCCACAGAGCtgtgacaacagcagagaagaaCATCAACATCGGGTCTGTGGTGAGTCTTTTGTCGAACACTGCAAGAGCAGATCACATGTGTAAAGTATACTGTTTGTCTTTCACAGAGCAAAAAGAACTGCCTttcaattaatttgaaaatttgGAACGTTTGTGCATGGAAGTGtgttgtatgcgtgtgtgaatgtgtggatttatttttaaaaagtatatcaAACAAGAATATGCacaatttgaatatttatcTACATGTAATGTGGCCAATTATGtgattttaaattacattacattgctaaatttagcagatgctcttactcagagcGACTTCTAAATAAGTGCATCcctatgctaagagtagttgTCGCAAAGTATTACAAAAGGTCAGTAACATACAAAGTTAAGCTAGTGCTAAGTGAtaagctagtgtagagtgcctttttttaatgaagtagCAATCGATAGGATAGACGATTTCTGTGATTAAAGTGTGTACAGCTAGTCAGAGCATAACCAATAGATTTTCTTTCTActagtgtttgttttcattcagtttggAAAACtgttttagaaataaatattttcagtggCTTGGAACAGCCATCACTTcttactcattacattacatttacatttattgatttggcaGACACTTCTATCCAAACCAACTTGCAGGTGAGGCAAGTGAGggagagtacaacacaagcaaaagctgTACCATGAGTCACAGAATAGAAGTGctgaatgaccaagtttcaatacTTGGCCAAACTTACAGACTTCATAATCAGATTGAATGAGCACTCGTACCTGGGTGGTATGtgaatacatataaataaaacttgGTTTTGCAGATTTGGAGTGAATCACAAATGTTGcagcttttttaaatttacaaacaTTCAATATAGCTTTTACTGTACAAAATGTATGATctcttgattttaaaaatatattgcagtgtCCTGGAATTTTAAACTGCTCCTGGTgtaaaagaggtgagaaatatTGCCCTTGTCCAtttcaatgaaaagaaaattaatttgactTAAATCTTTGATGCTGGGTGAACTGAGCATTGACTAAATTTTTAATACTGCAGTAAACAGCCACCATGAGTACGGACGCGGAGATGGCGATTTATGGCAAAGCTGCCATATACCTGCGGAAGCCAGAAAAGGAGAGAATCGAGGCACAAAGCAAGCCTTTCGATGCCAAAACCGCCTGTTACGTGACCGATACCAAGGAGCTGTACCTCAAAGGCACAATCCTGAGCAAAGAGGGGGGCAAAGTCTCTGTCAAAGTGCTCGATACCCAAGAAGTAAGTCTGTCACCCATGAAACAAATATAACCATTTGGCTTCATTAAGTTTAAATGTGCTTCAGTGAAAACTATGTTCAAGAGTTTTATGATTTCTAAAGTTTAACTGGTTGTGTTTCAGACTGTAACAGTTAAGGAGGATGACGTCACCCCAATGAACCCCCCCAAGTTCGATAAAATTGAGGACATGGCCATGATGACCCACCTCAATGAAGCCTCTGTGCTGTATAACCTCAAAGAGCGTTACGCAGCATGGATGATCTATGTAAGATATTCAATAATACTGAGAGAATAACTTAATTCCACTAGCTATGAAGTGCCTTGAGGTCATCTGAACTCTGTCCCCTTTGCTGTTTCAGACCTATTCTGGgctgttctgtgtcactgtaAACCCCTACAAGTGGCTCCCAGTGTACGACCAAGAAGTTGTGACAGCATACAGAGGCAAAAAGCGCATGGAGGCCCCACCACACATCTTCTCTGTCTCAGACAATGCCTATCAGTTTATGCTTACTGGTAAGATCCTGTTGAAAAAGGCACTGCTCATTTTGTGAACTTTTCATAATTCACtgatttttatggaaaaaacatGTTGAGATTTATCTTCTTTTTGCAGATAGAGAAAACCAGTCTGTCCTGATTACGTAAGTACTGTCATTAAGTTCCTTAATTtctagaaacaaaaaaactttcaaatgtCTCCTTCCTTTGTGGCCCCATAACAAAGAAGACTAATCTGCCTTCCCTTTTCTTACTACCCAGTGGAGAATCTGGTGCCGGAAAGACTGTGAACACCAAACGTGTCATCCAGTACTTTGCGACAATCGCAGTTGCAGgtgacaaaaagaaagaagctgcagctgctggcaaaATGCAGGTAGGAAACAGTGACCCTCTGTCAGATCCTTCTGAACTGGGTTtctttcaaaaagcaaaactacTACTACATGACACATTACACAAATTGCATTATAGGAATGCAGACATGTATTTGAAGTTTACATGCTATGACACATGCATAAGTTATCTGACATCCTCTGCAGGGATCTCTGGAGGATCAGATTATTGCTGCTAACCCCCTGCTGGAAGCTTACGGCAATGCCAAGACTGTGAGGAATGACAACTCCTCTCGCTTTGTAAgtctaaaatgaaaacatgcactATTGAAGAAATGATGTTGGTTGACACTACTAATAACACATGGATTGTTTGCAATAGGGTAAATTCATCAGAATTCACTTCGGCACCTCAGGAAAACTGGCCAGTGCTGACATTGAAACTTGTGAGTTCTTTCACTATCTGTTAGATCAGAATTGTTTTCTCAAGACTTTTTTGagtaaaaattaatttgattttgaatgaatttattgGACAGATCTGCTGGAAAAGTCAAGAGTGACATTCCAGCTTCCAGATGAGAGAGGCTACCACATCTTCTATCAGATGATGACAAACCACAAGCCTGAGCTGATTGGTAAGCACTaagtaaagaataaaaattgttttaaaataatgaaatgagaaaatgaacattaagATTTAGTGATTTAAATCAACTTTTTTTCATATCAGAAATGACGCTCATCACAACCAACCCCTACGATTTCCCCATGATCAGCCAGGGCCAGATTACTGTGGCCAGCATTGATGACAAGGAGGAGCTGGTGGCCACAGATGTGAGTGATTCAGAGGAAGTCACCTGGGACCAATGCTTATGAGTGCTGTTAATTTTCTGGTCTGACGTCTCATCTTCTTTGTCCTCTAGACTGCCATTGACATCTTGGGCTTCAGTGCAGAGGAGAAAATGGGCATCTACAAGCTGACTGGTGCTGTGATCCATCATGGAAACATGAAGTTCAAGCAGAAGCAGCGTGAGGAGCAGGCTGAACCAGATGGCACTGAGGGTGAGTCCACACTCTGCTTGGAAAAGTTGCCTGTTTTGCATATAACTGCACACTCTGGGGTATTAAAGTACACTactcaaacacattttactaCAAGAGTAAGGGCAAATGGAGTAAAACAGATTAACTAATAAAAAAGTGAGATACAAAATATGCTTAAGCTCTAGTGCTCAGTAAGCCATCTTGATGCAATTAAAGGGGTAAACCTTCCACTAGCACTAGCTGCTGCAGATGATTGAAAAATGGACAATACCCCCTTGTCATTTCATGTTAAACAGAGATACTGTATAATAATCTTTCAGCTTCTGCTTTTGTGAGACTAACTATAAGTAAAGACTatactgcacagacacagtatacatttattattactcTTTACCAACTCATTTTGTTTCTACATTGATATTCCTTTTATGAGACCAAAATGATTTTCAATGTCTGATTGAACTAATCAATGTCTGTGAAGTCATAGAGCCTGAATCACTTAAATCTATGTTTTGTTTCCAGTGGCTGACAAAATTGGCTACCTGCTGGGCTTGAACTCAGCTGATATGCTGAAGGCTCTGTGCTACCCCAGAGTAAAGGTCGGAAATGAGTTTGTCACCAAGGGGCAGACTGTACCACAGGTAAGGTTTTTACAGCTGAATACAGGTTTATCCCATACTATAAAATATCGCTATATCAGCTGTGTACAATGGACAAAAAATGTACCAATACATGGGAAGATGTATTTACAAGTGTCAATACCATTTTCTCAGGTCAACAATTCCGTGAGTGCTCTGGCCAAGTCTATCTATGAGAGGATGTTCTTGTGGATGGTCATCCGCATTAACCAGATGCTGGACACAAAGCAGCCCAGGCAATTCTTCATTGGTGTGCTGGACATTGCTGGTTTTGAGATCTTTGATGTAAGTATAAAAAACCAGACACGCTTAGGTGGTTTTATATAGATGTTGGAAGGAATGAGTCTAACCCAGATTCTCACAGTCTTTATGGATGTCACtgttaaaatgtcactgtttcCATTCAAAGTTCAACAGCATGGAACAGCTGTGCATCAACTTCACCAATGAGAAACTGCAACAGTTCTTCAACCACCACATGTTTGTGCTGGAACAAGAGGAGTACAAGAAAGAGGGAATTGACTGGGAGTTCATTGACTTCGGTATGGACTTGGCTGCCTGCATTGAGCTCATTGAGAAGGTGAGTGAATGTTACTTTaatagaaaaaggaaaatgtaaagcATGATTATCTTTGCATGTTTTCTCACTGTGGTCTTTTCTGAACAGCCCATGGGCATCTTCTCCATCCTTGAAGAGGAGTGTATGTTCCCTAAGGCTTCCGACACTACCTTCAAGAACAAACTGTATGACCAGCATCTTGGCAAGAACAATGCCTTCCAGAAGCCCAAGCCTGCCAAAGGCAAGGCTGAGGCCCACTTCTCCCTGGTGCACTACGCTGGCACTGTGGACTACAACATCTGCGGCTGGCTGGACAAGAACAAGGACCCCCTGAACGACTCTGTGGTACAGCTGTACCAGAAGTCCTCAGTCAAACTGCTGTCCCTCTTGTATGCATCTGTTGCTAGCGCTGAGGGTAAGGACTTCAgttcaaaaatcaaacattctaGTCAAAATAAAATTAGTCTCCTATGTAATCTCACAGGTTTAACTAATACACTTCAGATGGTAGTAGGTTCATGTCTTTTTAACTATGTACTGgtaaaatgccatttcatttcttaagatgttttaagaaaaatagcaacattaacatttatttgccCTTTTAATGGTTTGTGATGAACAGCAGTGTAGCTACTCTAAGGAGTTGGACAGTAGCCAGGGGCATTGCGCTGTCACTGTACCTTTGATCTAGGATAGGAGACTGTCACTATACCATTCAGCTAAAGTAGGACACTGTCACTGTCCTCATCGGCTAAAGTAGGACTGTGTCACTGTACCCTTCAACAAAGACAATACACTGTCACTGAACCCCTCAGCTAGGTACTTAATGTGAAATTCTTTCTCAACATGCATGCTCGCATATCAGTTAGAATGAAAAAACCCACTGAAACCAAAGGCTGTGGAAAGTACACTTAAAACTGTTGAACATTGATTTCTTATTTAGAGAGCGGTGGTGGTGGCAAGAAGGGAGGCAAGAAGAAGGGTGGTTCCATGCAGACTGTGTCCTCTCAGTTCAGGGTAGGTTCATATTACTTAATAGCACAGTTAAGGCAAAATCTATGagtattttacataaaattaaCTGAATATATTCCTTCACCATACAGGAGAACTTGGGCAAGCTGATGACCAACTTGAGAAGCACTCATCCTCACTTTGTGCGTTGCTTGATTCCCAATGAGTCCAAAACACCAGGTACTGTTCCTATGGTTACATACTGAAATAAATCTATCAGTGTATTTTCATAGTATAACTAGTCTAGTGTTCTTGTAGTTATGTATTCATTGTCAGTAAATAGATGTGATTTATAAGCTGCCCTGACATCAGTAGCATCCAATGCATGTACAACTGAACTAATAGTTCTATGGAAgttcttcattttcacatcaaaGACCATGGTGCTGCTGTCAAAAgaaatcaatcagtcaatctcTGAGCTCCACACAACTCtatatattttcacacagtatAATTTATGATTACGAAATCATTTGGAGATCAGATGTCCACATGTGATTTCAATGTCCTCTGTACTGCAGCACTTGTGAATAAAGGAAATTGTTAGATCTTGCCATTGCATAATGATTCCATGATAGGAGGTATTCCCAGGATACATCCTGCATTTTGAGCTCCTCAGCATAGCACATGGTCAGTCCAAAATATTTTTACCACACCATAGATGTCATGTGCACATCATAATCATGTGCTGCCCTTCTAATCCAGTCCAAAGAGAAATTTCAAGCACCACAGCAGAGCTTGCTCTACAAGTTAAAAATAATTCCTTAGTAAAACTGAGTGCATAAAAATGAGTGATGGATTTAGCTCATATAGTTCAGGGACGTTTCCATGCCAAGGCCAGTTAACATACTCTGTCTGTAACAGAATTTTCACAAGCGTTACTGTATTTCTCTCCAGGTCTCATGGAGAACTTCCTGGTCATCCACCAGCTGAGATGTAATGGTGTGCTGGAAGGTATCAGAATCTGTAGAAAGGGTTTCCCCAGCAGAATCCTCTATGCTGATTTCAAGCAGAGGTGATTCAGATtcctgacacacgcacacatgccaGTCTTTTCCAGTCCCTTTGCAAAAGTGTCTAACCTCTTCTCATCTTAAATCTACCTTTGACAGATACAAAGTACTGAATGCCAGTGTTATCCCAGAAGGACAGTTCATTGACAACAAGAAGGCTTCTGAGAAACTCTTGGGATCCATTGATGTGGATCACACACAGTACAAGTTTGGACATACTAAGGTAAAGAAAATCTATTAGAAAATGAATATAGAGATATTAGAAGTTTCAGAGAAAGCAgttagaaaaaaattaaactgaaacaaattcTGTGTCTGATTCCACTTGTGAAACTCCATGCAggtgttcttcaaagctggTCTCCTTGGTACTCTTGAAGAGATGCGAGATGAGAAACTTGCAGCTCTGGTGACCATGACCCAGGCTTTGTGCCGTGGTTTCCTCATGAGAAAGGAGTTTGTGAAGATGATGGAGAGGAGGTAGGTGATAGGACTACACTGTCACCATAACTTCATTTTAGTATTTTGATGATTTATggcagttaattaaaaattaaccCTGAATCTTCTAAATGCTAAGAAAATGTATCTTTTAATAATCTAACTGAAGTcacagttcaaatgaaaaacCAATCTGAACATCAGTGGTTCAATCTCTTAAAATCCCTATCTCCACCCTCATTTTCAATCATtctttcttcattcatttcttaGTATGACAATATTACTAATTCattctgtcatattttcattaCACAGGGAGGCCATTTTCACCATCCAGTATAACATTCGCTCATTCATGAATGTGAAGCACTGGCCATGGATGAAGGTGTACTTCAAGATCAAGCCTCTTCTGAAGAGTGCTGAAGCTGAGAAGGAAATGGCCCAAATGAAGGAGGACTTTGCCAAATGCAAGGAAGATCTGGCCAAGGCAGAAGCCAGGAAGAAGGAGCTTGAGGAAAAAATGGTCTCTCTGCTGCAAGAGAAGAATGATCTGCAGCTCCAAGTAGCATCTGTGAGTAGGACATCAATTGCACTGTaaacccacacatgcacaagaaGTAAATCTGGttgcatttatatgcatttccattaaaaataacatgctcCATTCATATAATCAAGAAAAGTTCTCTCATATGATAATCATGAATGTTCCTGCATCATAAAACAGGAATCTGAAAGTCTTGCGGATGCTGAGGAGAGATGCGAGGGGCTCATCAAAAGTAAGATCCAGCTTGAAGCAAAACTCAAAGAGACGTCTGAAAGACTGGAAGATGAGGAGGAAATCAATGCCGAGCTGACAGCCAAGAAGAGGAAACTGGAGGATGAGTGTTCCGAGCTGAAGAAAGACATTGATGACTTAGAGCTCACCTTGGCTAAagtggagaaggagaaacaTGCCACAGAAAACAAGGTTTGAGTTACTGAAAGTCTAAtataaaaaagggggaaattcACCTTTTTCAAGTATAATTAACATATTCTGCTTTTCACAAACTGTAGGTTAAAAACCTGACTGAAGAGATGGCCTCTCAGGATG belongs to Megalops cyprinoides isolate fMegCyp1 chromosome 5, fMegCyp1.pri, whole genome shotgun sequence and includes:
- the LOC118777548 gene encoding myosin heavy chain, fast skeletal muscle-like isoform X1 translates to MSTDAEMAIYGKAAIYLRKPEKERIEAQSKPFDAKTACYVTDTKELYLKGTILSKEGGKVSVKVLDTQETVTVKEDDVTPMNPPKFDKIEDMAMMTHLNEASVLYNLKERYAAWMIYTYSGLFCVTVNPYKWLPVYDQEVVTAYRGKKRMEAPPHIFSVSDNAYQFMLTDRENQSVLITGESGAGKTVNTKRVIQYFATIAVAGDKKKEAAAAGKMQGSLEDQIIAANPLLEAYGNAKTVRNDNSSRFGKFIRIHFGTSGKLASADIETYLLEKSRVTFQLPDERGYHIFYQMMTNHKPELIEMTLITTNPYDFPMISQGQITVASIDDKEELVATDTAIDILGFSAEEKMGIYKLTGAVIHHGNMKFKQKQREEQAEPDGTEVADKIGYLLGLNSADMLKALCYPRVKVGNEFVTKGQTVPQVNNSVSALAKSIYERMFLWMVIRINQMLDTKQPRQFFIGVLDIAGFEIFDFNSMEQLCINFTNEKLQQFFNHHMFVLEQEEYKKEGIDWEFIDFGMDLAACIELIEKPMGIFSILEEECMFPKASDTTFKNKLYDQHLGKNNAFQKPKPAKGKAEAHFSLVHYAGTVDYNICGWLDKNKDPLNDSVVQLYQKSSVKLLSLLYASVASAEESGGGGKKGGKKKGGSMQTVSSQFRENLGKLMTNLRSTHPHFVRCLIPNESKTPGLMENFLVIHQLRCNGVLEGIRICRKGFPSRILYADFKQRYKVLNASVIPEGQFIDNKKASEKLLGSIDVDHTQYKFGHTKVFFKAGLLGTLEEMRDEKLAALVTMTQALCRGFLMRKEFVKMMERREAIFTIQYNIRSFMNVKHWPWMKVYFKIKPLLKSAEAEKEMAQMKEDFAKCKEDLAKAEARKKELEEKMVSLLQEKNDLQLQVASESESLADAEERCEGLIKSKIQLEAKLKETSERLEDEEEINAELTAKKRKLEDECSELKKDIDDLELTLAKVEKEKHATENKVKNLTEEMASQDEAIAKLTKEKKALQEAHQQTLDDLQAEEDKVNTLTKAKTKLEQQVDDLEGSLEQEKKLRMDLERAKRKLEGDLKLAQESIMDLENDKQQSEEKLKKKDFETSQLLSKIEDEQSLGAQLQKKIKELQARIEELEEEIEAERAARAKVEKQRADLSRELEEISERLEEAGGATAAQIEMNKKREAEFQKLRRDLEESTLQHEATAAALRKKQADSVAELGEQIDNLQRVKQKLEKEKSEYKMEIDDLASNMEAIAKTKANLEKLCRTLEDQLSEIKTKNDENVRQLNDMGAQKARLLTENGEFGRQLEEKESLISQLTRGKQAFTQQIEELKRLIEEEVKAKNALAHALQSSRHDCDLLREQFEEEQEAKAELQRGMSKANSEVAQWRTKYETDAIQRTEELEEAKKKLAQRLQEAEEQIEAVNSKCASLEKTKQRLQGEVEDLMIDVERANAQAANLDKKQRNFDKVLAEWKQKFEEGQAELEGAQKEARSLSTELFKMKNSYEEALDQLETLKRENKNLQQEIADLTEQIGESGKAIHELEKAKKTVETEKAEIQTALEEAEGTLEHEESKILRVQLELNQIKGEIDRKLAEKDEEMEQIKRNSQRMVESMQSTLDSEVRSRNDALRVKKKMEGDLNEMEIQLSHANRQAAEAQKQLRNVQGQLKDAQLHLDDALRGQEDLKEQAAMVERRNTLMLAEIEELRAALEQTERGRKVAEQELVDASERVGLLHSQNTSLLNTKKKLEGDFVQLQSEVDDTIQEARNAEEKAKKAITDAAMMAEELKKEQDTSAHLERMKKNLEITVKDLQHRLDEAENLAMKGGKKQLQKLESRVRELESEVDAEQKRGADAVKGVRKYERRVKELTYQTEEDKKNINRLQDLVDKLQLKVKAYKRQAEEAEEQANAHLSKFRKVQHELEEAEERADIAESQVNKMRAKSRDAGKGKESAE